The Emys orbicularis isolate rEmyOrb1 chromosome 9, rEmyOrb1.hap1, whole genome shotgun sequence genomic sequence GCTGCATATCAAAGCAAAGAGAAGTGTTAAAAGGGTCTGTTGCCTCAATATGACAGATAGGCCTCAAACCCCAAGACAATGTAGcccagggaagaaaaaaaaatactctcaGACCTCACAACTAGtttacaaagcaaaataaattagCATTAGAACTGGCCCAGGCCCCTTTTTCATTGCCTCCTCTCTCAGCTGTTTAGGAGCTTCTGTCTTATGTGAGCTAACATCCTTCATAAAAATCTAGCATCTACCAATGCCTATAGCGAGAGCTAGATCAATACTACAGTATCATATTAGTTATAGAGGCTCatattctggtctcagttacataGTGCAACTTGTGCCAGAGGGGGATAATGGGTGTACCTGATTGCATGAGAGCAACTGAAATTAGTAGAATGGAGAACACATTCTGGCACAAAATATGTTCAAGAGACACAATTCACATCTGGATTCTTGTATAACCCACTATTTGGGGGTGACTGGATTGGAAGTATTGGTTCAGTCCATTGCATAGATAGGAGACATTTTCAAAATTCAAATCCAAATCTGGGTTTTGATTTTGCTTGCCCTCTGATCCAGAGTTTTGCTTTGAGCCCGTCTCTAAATATGCCCGGGGTTACTTTAAAGAGTAGTGATAGAAAGGGCCAAACTCGTCCTTGGGGTAACtttactgacttcaacagagttatgAAACCAAAGCAATTTTGAATGAATCAAGACAAGGAACactttcccccattctgtatatGACATTCTATAATAGTTAAAATACAGGGTCAGCATCTTTCCATTTCAGAAGCAGTACATTGTCCCAAACCTTCATACATGTGTTTGAGTAACTTTACTCCCAGGAGAAGTCCCATTGAGTTAAGTGGGACTACACATATGAGTAAAATTACTTATGTGCTTCAATGCTTCCAGGATCTTGCTCCATGTTTTCAAAGTATGAACAAAATTCTGCCTCAGATCTGCATGGTGGGTCTTGAGGCTAGTAATTTTTTCTTGCTATATGTGCTTGTGGAGATCCATGCCTAGGAGAAGAAGAGCAGCATACTGGAGTCAAGAGACTTTAAGTTCAGAATTTTCTTTATGTTTTGTTGACTTCTGTCTCACTTGCAATACCTGGATTTTCTACTTTGAATCTATTCTGTTGTTTTATGCTAAAACTCATGGGCCACATTCTGTTCTtggttttgccagtataaacttGGAGATACTGCACTAAGGTAAACCAAATTAAATCAATTGAATCCAAAGTAGAATTGCTCTCCATTATTTTCATCACTACCCTCTGTTGATTGAGTGGATTCCCTAcccaatattttgatttttggatATCAGAAGTGTACAAGCTGTTGAAGGTGTGGGTAGATTTGTAAGTGACCAGATCAGGAGAAATCTGCTTTTTGTGATTCTCTAAAGCCAAGGGAGCAAGGGATGAATTGAAATTCCTACAAGTGttacatatatttttttatatgCAGTGTTGGTGCTCTCTCATATATTCTTTAGACATTCAGCACCTCGCAAGATTAGGCTTTTAGAAGGAATGTGATTCTTTCCCACAATATTTTCCCCTTTCTAAAGATGTAAGGGATGGGATTTCTATGCCCTTCAAAGATTAGATAATCTCTGTTGGTAGTGCATGTGCCAATGATGCCATCAGCATCTCTCATCATCAGAAAGTGTAGCCTGTGTCTTAAGAAAGCTGTAATTGAACAAGGAAGATATGGGAGTCTTCATGTGCAGGAAATTACAAGCTCTGCCCATAATCAAagtttccctccttccccttctttaCACCATCAGAAACCCTTCTTATCCCCTTTCTATTTAATGTCAGGTCTTCTCTTCTACCCTACAGCTGTGTGAAGAAATTCACACTGCTGGTGAAACTGCTGGAGAGGCAAGTTTTCACCAGTGTCACAGAAATACTTTTTTGGGGTATGGTTTCACTGCAAATGTGTTGCtatttttctaaaaacaaaaagtGACCTTTCGTCCTCCTCAGTGAAAATGGCAAAATATCTCCATGAAAGTAGTGAAGCCAACTTGTGGTGATTTGTAATGTTTTCCAGGATGGATTTTCTTCCACCTTCCATCAAAAATTGATCCTTGATCATACCTgtgaatacttttgaaaatatggggGGAGCGTCCATTTTTTTCCACATAAAGCATCCTACAGTGATAATTGGCCTGGCTTTGTTCTGCGCTCTGAGTGGTAATTTTTTGCAGGGCAGGGAGATAAATGAGAGGAGCCTTGCTCCAGCTATATCATTGAATAAAACATTGAATATTTAATATTCAGCATTTTCTCCTTGGAATTGCCCTTGAGCCTTTTTCTGAAgtctaacacattttttttccttctgcatgCTCAACACCTTCATCCGTGCAAAGACCAAGCACTCAATCCTGCACCTACTGCAGTCAATGAGATTTTGGCATTGACGGTGGGTGCTGGCTTAGAACCCAATCCCTCCAGTTCTATAGCTGGTAGGAGAAGGCATTACAGATCAAAACGAAGCGTGTCTTCCAGCTTGAGAATGGTGGACCACAGTCAGATTATCTCCCCCCATGGTAATGCATTCTAGCACCACAAGATTTATAGGCTGGCCCCTAATATTAAATACTAAAACCagattttccattgctgtagcatAGTTCCTTTGACTTgactttacaccagcagaggacctggcattaatatttctttaaaaaaaaacggCTTCAGGTAAGAGTATGTTGcaatcctttttttccctttccaggTCCATAGTAATGACGGGAATGAAGAACAAAAGGTGGAAAGACCACCAGGGGATAAGAGAAGAGTAGAGAATAGGTTAAACATTTTCCTTCAGCATTCATCAGGCCATGAGTCCAGAAAACAACAAGGAAAACCCACCACAAAATCACTGTAGGGTCCACACTTGTAGCCTTTACTCACATGTGTGGACTGCTCATGTGAGTGATCCTAATACAAGTAGCTCTGCTGACTTTAAAGGGAATTACTAACAGGAGTAATTCTTGCAGGATTGCAAGGTCATCTTTCAAAAATCATCTTGTGCTTTAATATAATTGTCTCCATAATTAAATTGTATTGTTATAGGACACTATATAGCATTTAAACAGCAAATAGTAATTTATTCATCTgattcattttttccactggctgAGGGACTGTAGGTAAGTCAGCCTCTGAGCCTcaggttttccatctgtaaaatagggataatatgcttacctacttcacagggtGTTAGGTTTCTAATtaaacaatgggcctgatcctgcagtccttgcttAGGCAAAACAACTCTTGAaatcagtggtgattttagcctagagagactgcaggatcaggatcagTGTACAAGGCTTTGAGGGTGTAAAGTGTAATGGATTTGATCCTACAAAGTACTGAGCTCTCTGAtcccgatccagcaaagcacttgaacaTGTGTAACAGGACTACTCGTGTGCTCAAGGGTAATAGGAACACTCATGttcaaaattaagcacatgctgaagtgctttattgaatcagggcctataagTGTTGTGTGCTGCTGTTGTTAATTTTAATCCTGctggaaaactggaaaaaattTGCTCTTCTGAAAACAAAGATAAGAAGAAACATGATTAGGGCTAGAGTAAGGGCCCCACTTAGAAAGCTGTTGTATCTGAGCTGAACTTTCCTGCTTAAAAAATAATTAGtaaagggaagaggaggaaggaaagaaaacctGTTGTTTTGATACTATTGTTCAGAATGAAGCAAATCTTTGATGAGAacctgaggatctgatccaataCCCATTAAGTCAATAGAAAGGCTCCCACTGAATATTAGTGGGAGTTAGATCCCCATAGGCatttaggccagatcctcagagatatttaggcacttaattcccatttattttaatgggagttatgctcctaaatacctttgaggatttgggccttggataataattatttgtatctTTGCGAGGCCTGATCCTGCGAAGTGCTGAACACCTTCAACTCCTTTTAAACACATaaaagttgagggtgctcagtggCTTGTAGAACCAGGTGCTGTAGAGTGGAGAAAGATGTTAGCACTTAGCAGCACCCTGAATTCCTACTAGGTGCCCTATGCCTCAGATGAGTGCAATGCACCTTATAGGATCGAGCCCTGGCAGGACAAGTGTGAAAGAGCTTAAGGTTTGCTAGTTATGGATGATCAGAATGTTATTGTTTGTTATTTATAATACAAGACCCACAGTATGTTAGGCACTGCACAGCCAGATAAGGAGACAaggtcctgtcccaaagagcttgctgTCTAAAAAGGCAGGAATAAAAATGAAGGTGGGGCTcaggggaagaaaggaaaaacagTGTGGGGTCTGGCAAGTTCCACaattctggctgggggtggagcaagAGGGAATTATTTTATTTGGAATAGGTTTTCCCGCCATCTGGTGTGTTAGCTCCAACTCTCTGTAGCTCTATATCCTTGATAGCATTTCTTAGCCTCTCACAGGGGCTTGTGGCAACCTGGGTTGTTACTTTGGGAGACATAGTGTCACTTTTAGATTTGAGCCCCTATACTGAAAACACTTATGAGTAATCTCATTGCCTTCCCTGGGACTATTCACAAATAGGATGCACTATGCTGAGGCATAATGGCAGGATTAGGCCCCGGTTTGCGTTTTAGTTAGGGAATGGTGAGTCAGAAGCAAATATGACTTTAAAAGAACCTGgtgcatatatttatttttagggGTTGAACTGTGCTGTCCTTACTCACCCAGAGTAGTACCCTACTCCACAaattgtcccattgatttcagtgggattacacaTGGCATTAGAGATTATTCAGCATTAATAAGCATATCACAATCTGGCTTTAGGAAATCTGATGCACCATTTCAATGTAGgattttctgtatttcttttgACTGGTGATTtaagatttcttttttgtttttacccCAAAATGGACAGTTTTAATTCCTACTTAAAAAACCCTCAACATTAGTAGTGCATGGGGCAGAGATtgggagaggagaaaaggaaatTTCATGAACTGCAACTGATTGAAGGACTCTGAGCACCTCCAAGAGGtactgaggccaatgggagccaagggtgctcagcacttcacaggatcaggTGCCTTTACAATTAACTTTTCCTTAGTTCTTTCCAGGCAGCCTTTTTGCTTCATTTTTGCTTTTCTCAATGTTTCATGACTTACTTTTATGCATTAGATGGTAAGTGCAACCTATTGCTTTTACTTGCTCACTATTATAAATCAGAAATTGACATGTCAAGGTATTTGACTAGCTGTGTAACCATGGATGTTTGTATTCCTGCCTTTTCTAAAACACCGTCTATAATGTGAAGCAAGCCTTTTCATCCACTCTCATTTATTCACTTTTGaaatgctaattttttttaaaggagctatGGTATTGACTCTGTGCTAGGGGCATGATACTGCAGATCttattgactccagtgggccTACATACCTGAGTAAGGTCTGCAGGGCCGGAGAGAGCATTTCTATTATAATCCCTGTTTCTGACCCATTTCCAAATATATAGTTTTGGCCTGCATTTTTTCATGCTTACTGTGAGACCAGAAGAAAATTAATATggaaagttacaaaaaaacaTTCAATGCTTTTAAAACACTTATGATCTTTAAGATTCTCACTGAAATCATATTCTTAAATGATCCAGATACTCCATTTCACATTTTATCACAAATGGAGTAACTTCCCTGCAGATTTTTACGTCCCAAAGAGGTTGCTTCCCATGTGCCCCAATACTAAAAATTAGGAATGGCAATGTAATAAATCAGCATGTGATCAAAGACATCATTCAAAAGCAGAATCAATATTTAGCTGATAGTAAAAGAACCCATCAAAATGATCAGGATTCTTCGTCTCACTGCATACTTCCCAGCTTTTCTTATGAACTAGGAACTGGGCAAAAAAAGTGAAAGCTCTTCTCAGCATAAACCTCAGCACCCACATACCTGTGGAAGTGGATTGCACCGTTTTCCTCATCCATTCATAAGAGCTGTGCCTTTGACTGTTGGGAGAGATTTGCTCTGTGTTAATTGTACCTACAGGAGGTAAACCCCCAGATCCAGCAGGATGCAGGGAATTGTAATCAGCAGAGCTGTAGGAGATCTGCCCAGGAGATGAGCCATTGATTTGTGCAGCAGTAACTGTGCTGGAGGGTCCTGGGCCATAAGTATTCCAATCCTCCCTTTGCGTGCCATAGTGAGATCCCCAAGCTCCCGAAGACTGTCCTTGGTTGTCCATACTTGGCACATGATGATATCCCATGTAATCTGAATAGGATGGAGTGGAGACAAAGTTTTGCACTGgcaggttgttgttgttgttgctgcacCTTACGGATCCTGGATACATGCTGGTTTCTTTATCCAAAAGATAACTCACGTACATGATGCTCATAGCCTGGCTTTGTCTTGCCAGGACATCCTGCTCCTCAGAGTGTTTGTTTGATCTCTTCCTgccttcctctttctttctctcttttctagCCCCAACTGGCTCTATAAATGACTCATGCTAGCCCTGATGTCTCTTTACTACACATGATTAACAATGGTGTTACCAGGTGCTGGTAGTAACAGTTTACTAAGGTTCTGCCTGATGTCACAGATAACTGCCTGCCCCAAAATTACATTTGCATTCAAATGAAGGGCTGACCATCCAGGCAGCCCCACCTTGCTGCTAGTTCTGGTGCTTCCTTTCTCACAGATCTTTTATGTATCCACCCTGGTCCCATCCCCTTTAATACACTCTGACCTGCCTTACTCTTGGAGCCATGTTGCACACATAATTAACCTAATACTTTCTTAGAAAGCTAAAGAAATAAGCTGGTTGAACACTAAGTGGTTTCTAAAGGAGTTTTTATATGAATACACTGAAAAATACAGGAAAATATGAGTAAGGAAATGCTCACCACTGTTGTTGTTATTTGTTTCATGCCTACAGTATGCTCGGTACTGCACACAGCACAGGGGAAGACAGGTCCATACCATAAGAAGCTCACAAACAGAATTAGAGTTGAggctctaaggctatgtctacaccagcgAGCTTACAGCGgccgatgcagctgcgctgctgtaagatctctcgtgtaaccacccccaatgagcggccaccgacatagcgctgtgcacactgccACTTATGCCAATGAAACTTATAGCATTCAGGGGtgtgggtgttttttcacaccccataaGTGGTAgcgctgacataagtggtagtgtagagaTGGCCTAAGTTACATTTGTCTAAAACCAGATATCTGTCAGTTCAATAGTTCCTTCTCTGGTAAAGAGCCAGAATGTTCAATGCCAAAAATTCTCTTTTATATTGAAATCCAAGAGCTACACTATACAACACTTACTCAGTTGGCTCACACAAgctgtctcattgacttcaatcctTACTCAGGTTGGTGAGTACTCACAAACAACAGCAGTTCTATTCGTTCTAACCCGTATCACATTGGTAAGGATATACACAAGAAGACATAGTGTTTACTCACATGACTAGTCCCCTTGATGTCAGTGAGTTTATTCCTAGGTGTAAGTGCTTAGCTGTTGTGAATAAGGATTGTGTAATCACACCCAGAAGTTTAACAGAAAGACACTCTGTTAAGATTCAGAGGAGCCCCAAATTTGCCATCACCTCCACATAAGTTGCAATTGCTTATCTCTAATTTCCCTAAATAAACCCTGTTTTAGTGCTCTTTGGGCCATATTCTGATACCATTACTCACAATGAGTAGCATCTTACCCCATAAACATCAATAAgtgtagcagaatctggccctttatcttTGAAAAAAAACTGTATGAACAGCTCCACTTTCATGAGCAACCATACAATAACAAACCTATATGGTATTAATAGAGcaaaacaatgcaattaaaaaaattcccaCTTTTAAGCTTCTAAGGGACTGTTTATAATCAACAGTGAGGGGAGAGGGGATAGATTTTTATAAATGAGATGAAACACCTCGGCACTGTCCCTTATGAAAATGCATTGTATTTTAGTTTTTGGGAAAGCAGTGTCCCCTTTAATGATGTGATACTTAATTGCACCGTTATTAATGAGCTGACATGTTAAAGGGATATGTCTATTAAACAGGTGCAAAGTATAATGACTTCTTCCTTTGTTCAGAGGTGTATTTTTTCTTTAAGGGTCTTTTGCACTTTGACACTGTTTAAACTTACAGGTCCCTCCTTCTGGTTCCCAGAAGGAAAGAATCTCATCACACACCTGACAACACCTCTGTAGTTTCCTCTTATGAGAGATCAATAGCCTCAGGCCCTGGCCACATTAGGTCCTGGATCTGTGTTTGTGGGAATCTTTTTAGAATATGTTAGTAGTGCTGGGTGAGTGGTGCAAACTATTTCCCATGaatatttgttaaaaatgttaaattcatTCACTTTGGCAGCCATGTGCCCCTTTGCGGTTTGCTTCCTGTTAGTGTGTGCATCACTGTTTGTTGAAAAGGAATTTATAAAATCCTGGGGGCAAATGTTTGCAGAAATTAAATTTTGCATTTGTGCACATgcgtatttatttattgtattatcaTCACACCTAGGATCCCCAGTGATACAccagatcccattgtgctaggtgctgtacaatcacagaaCAAAATGGCTCTTAAACTCATCCAGTTAGCTCAGGTACCCATGTGAGTTATTTGGCCATCAAATTTAACCAATAGGTATCAAATAGTTGCACAGAACTGTTCTTGATCAATCCACAGAgttaaaggaaaacagagagaaatgaataatgaatacatttgagGAAATGGATCTGGATAATCCACAAACACAAAAAGAGGTCAAACTTGTTAAATAAATGTTGGCTTATGGGTCAATCATTCATCTGTACATGGAGGAGCCCTGAACATGTTGTTATATGACACTTGATCCATCCATGTGGGTGGCAGGCACGTCAGCAGGACTCTACGCACTGGTATAAAATCCATCTGTATGCCTTA encodes the following:
- the LOC135883836 gene encoding homeobox protein CDX-1-like translates to MSIMYVSYLLDKETSMYPGSVRCSNNNNNLPVQNFVSTPSYSDYMGYHHVPSMDNQGQSSGAWGSHYGTQREDWNTYGPGPSSTVTAAQINGSSPGQISYSSADYNSLHPAGSGGLPPVGTINTEQISPNSQRHSSYEWMRKTVQSTSTGKTRTREKYRVVYTDHQRLELEKEFHYNRYITIRRKSELAANLRLSERQVKIWFQNRRAKERKLMKKKMTHFDGTSLGSMQSDSGSVSPIPVHNPQTHSEMSSSLFPPPPPPLPMNSLQHNGNLQQVVASQ